In the genome of Notamacropus eugenii isolate mMacEug1 chromosome 5, mMacEug1.pri_v2, whole genome shotgun sequence, one region contains:
- the LOC140507380 gene encoding LOW QUALITY PROTEIN: uncharacterized protein (The sequence of the model RefSeq protein was modified relative to this genomic sequence to represent the inferred CDS: inserted 1 base in 1 codon): protein MIFSHQGKLNKHLKTHTGSKPFEDLFNQRSKCESQDLAQSESTCLGASAKERRPQNSPWHLNIGESGTCMIKLKSQKGPQDGESHQLTVTHKRSSCQGNVPENNSLVRHVSLKPVCFAQERAAVGKXLHKYNILAKSLKNFSDKIHSNRCLGKKLHKCNIGRKFFIYHLDAIKCHIGDQKLYACNEGGKAFDKRSNLTEYMQIHFRKKPTELSKCEKESLFRHQEIPATVKLFEYKECRKSFREKRYLKSHQRTHTGEKPFECSECGKAFSVSQNLPRHQRIHIGLKPFQCNECGKAIRMKDHPKMHQRTHTGEKPFECNKCEKAFSHRGSLRRHQRIHTTVKPFECPE from the exons ATGATCTTCAGCCACCAAGGaaagcttaataaacatttgaaaaCTCATACTGGAAGTAAACCTTTTGAAG ATTTGTTTAATCAAAGGAGCAAGTGTGAGAGCCAAGACTTGGCTCAGAGTGAGAGTACTTGCCTGGGAGCATCAGCCAAGGAAAGAAGACCACAGAACAGTCCCTGGCATCTTAATATAGGAGAATCTGGGACATGTATGATCAAGTTAAAAAGCCAGAAGGGGCCCCAGGATGGAGAATCCCACCAATTAACAGTCACTCACAAAAGATCATCTTGTCAGGGGAATGTaccagaaaataattctttggtgaGACATGTTAGTCTGAAGCCCGTCTGTTTTGCCCAAGAAAGAGCTGCTGTGGGGA ATCTCCATAAGTATAATATACTTGCAAAGAGCTTGAAAAACTTTTCAGACAAAATTCATTCTAACAGATGCTTAGGGAAGAAGCTTCATAAGTGTAACATAGGCAGGAAATTTTTCATCTATCACTTAGATGCCATTAAATGTCATATAGGTGATCAAAAGCTCTATGCATGTAACGAAGGTgggaaagcttttgacaaaagaTCAAATCTCACTGAATATATGcaaattcattttagaaaaaaacccaCTGAACTCAGTAAATGTGAGAAAGAAAGCCTTTTTAGACATCAGGAAATTCCTGCTACAGTGAAACTCTTTGAATATAAAGAATGCAGGAAATCCTTTAGGGAGAAGAGATATCTTAAAAGCCATCAAAggactcatactggagagaaaccttttgaatgtagtgaatgtgggaaagctttcagtGTCAGCCAGAACCTTCCtagacatcagagaattcatattgGCCTGAAACCCTttcagtgtaatgaatgtgggaaagccatCAGGATGAAGGATCATCCTAAAATGCATCAGAGAACTCATACAGgggagaaaccttttgaatgtaataaATGTGAGAAAGCCTTCAGCCATAGGGGGAGCCTGAGGaggcatcagagaatccatactacAGTGAAACCCTTTGAATGTCCTGAATGA